TGCCTGGTACCGGACATTTGTCTAGTACTGCCAGGAGTGAAGATGCAATGAAGGGTGGCCTTCGTGAGACGGGTCATCATGGCGAGGTTGCTGGTGATCAGGGGGGACATAAGAAAGAGGAGCATGACGAGACTTCATCTACTTCAAGCTCTGGCTCGGTGAGATATATTCGGTTAAAATTAACTATGTAATTAGGACACGTACGGAATACTGATTATTACACATTGATCACCAGTCAATTAATCCTTATTTTGAATGAAtcgagattttttaaaaatttattatggaAAGCTCATGGGATGTAGTGATGATGAGGTGTGAACAATGGCAGATTCTTTAAAAAACGTTGTGAAGCTAACGTCTTTTGTGTACGCAAGGGACTTTTTATCGTTAACTGTCTCCTGACATTGCAGTCTGAGGACGATGGGCAAGGagggagaaggaagaagaagaagggactGAAGCAGAAAATAAAGGAGAAATTAACTGGCGGGAAGCACAAGGAAGAGCATGGACATACTGTTGACGTGCACACCACTACCACAGGTCCGGCTGGAGAACAGTACCAGGAACAGGAGAAGAAAAGTGTGATCGAAAAAATCAAGGGAAAATTGCCTGGCCACCATAGCCATCATTAAAGCAGCCTGCATGTTAGGATGGTCCAGTGTTTTATGGTGTTAATTTGTTGTTTGTGTGGAGGACAGGGATGGTTGAACTGTGTGGATTAGCTGGTGTGGTTATGAGCTATGTAATAATTTGCCTAGGCTACATGTGTATTAAGCATGTAATCATGCTTTAGGTTGCATAATAACAGTGTTAAAATCCCAGTTTGTCCAAGAAAAGTCTCAGATATTCGTATAGACTAGCATGcaaaatataagaaaactaCACCATTACCCGTTACCCGCTGCAGGACGCGACCA
This region of Populus trichocarpa isolate Nisqually-1 chromosome 9, P.trichocarpa_v4.1, whole genome shotgun sequence genomic DNA includes:
- the LOC7464010 gene encoding embryogenic cell protein 40, which gives rise to MIAATIVDELGNPIQLTDEHGNPVKLTDEHGNPVHIAGVATTKQPPTLGDIISTDTVPGTGHLSSTARSEDAMKGGLRETGHHGEVAGDQGGHKKEEHDETSSTSSSGSSEDDGQGGRRKKKKGLKQKIKEKLTGGKHKEEHGHTVDVHTTTTGPAGEQYQEQEKKSVIEKIKGKLPGHHSHH